One Synechococcus sp. MU1617 DNA window includes the following coding sequences:
- a CDS encoding serine hydrolase produces the protein MTKQQWRIVVISTAAVAFSITAGLEPPLRNLVTFAKAGTSFIAKQLCSGVLMAGMDPDQMLKEDLAAGQGMIHTQIEPSAGRVKASSLFGLIRAEAVQNGERGCTWRINGQPTPRALSQNKPGSGNSKPIGDPWPLIATAQPEPPEIDHQALNRALDRAFQENDPLLPKRTRAVVVVQDGWVIAERYAKSIPPDMPLIGWSMSKSITHALIGRAIHTGLLDPDKPPKVSEWSDPQDPRQKISLDQLLRMNSGLAFEESTGALNSDLVRMLTQEADMAGFAASKSLSKKPGKKWNYSSGTTNILSRILRHAIDDDQHYWSFPSQALFGPLGMTTAVLESDNSGTLVGSSLAWASGRDWARFGQLYLDHGSWNGKQLLPANWVQQARTASRGSKQAYGAHWWLSRRKSRPDLPKDSFSAEGYQGQLLLVAPSQRAVIVRLGQTPKKPGFDANAFGADVLSALR, from the coding sequence GTGACAAAGCAGCAGTGGCGCATTGTGGTGATCTCAACTGCGGCAGTGGCCTTCAGCATCACAGCAGGCCTGGAACCTCCGCTGCGAAACCTGGTCACCTTCGCCAAGGCGGGGACGAGTTTCATTGCCAAACAGCTCTGCAGCGGCGTGCTGATGGCTGGGATGGATCCAGACCAGATGCTGAAAGAGGACCTGGCCGCCGGCCAGGGGATGATCCACACCCAGATCGAGCCAAGCGCTGGTCGCGTTAAAGCGAGCTCCCTGTTCGGGCTGATTCGCGCTGAAGCCGTGCAGAACGGTGAACGGGGCTGTACATGGCGCATCAACGGCCAACCAACGCCCCGAGCACTCAGCCAAAACAAGCCCGGCTCCGGGAATTCCAAGCCCATTGGAGACCCCTGGCCCCTGATCGCCACAGCCCAGCCAGAGCCACCTGAAATCGATCACCAAGCGCTGAACAGGGCTCTCGATCGCGCCTTTCAGGAGAACGATCCGCTCCTACCAAAACGAACCCGAGCTGTGGTTGTGGTGCAGGACGGCTGGGTGATTGCCGAGCGCTACGCCAAGAGCATTCCGCCCGACATGCCACTGATTGGCTGGTCGATGAGCAAAAGCATCACCCATGCCCTGATCGGACGAGCCATCCACACAGGGCTTCTGGATCCAGACAAGCCGCCGAAGGTGTCCGAATGGAGTGATCCGCAGGATCCACGCCAAAAGATCAGCCTGGATCAGCTGCTGCGAATGAACAGCGGACTGGCCTTCGAGGAATCGACGGGAGCACTGAACTCGGATCTGGTGCGGATGCTGACCCAGGAAGCCGACATGGCAGGGTTCGCCGCCAGCAAATCACTGAGCAAAAAACCGGGGAAAAAGTGGAACTATTCATCCGGAACCACAAACATCCTCAGCCGGATCCTGAGGCACGCCATCGATGACGATCAGCACTACTGGAGCTTTCCCTCACAGGCGTTGTTCGGGCCTCTTGGGATGACAACTGCTGTTCTCGAGAGCGACAACAGTGGAACTTTGGTGGGCTCATCCCTGGCTTGGGCCAGCGGACGCGATTGGGCCCGGTTTGGCCAGCTTTACCTGGATCATGGCAGCTGGAACGGCAAACAACTTTTGCCCGCGAACTGGGTTCAGCAGGCTCGAACGGCGTCGCGGGGATCAAAGCAGGCCTACGGAGCGCACTGGTGGCTCAGCCGGCGCAAATCGAGGCCTGATCTGCCCAAAGACAGCTTCTCAGCGGAGGGCTACCAGGGACAATTGCTGCTGGTGGCTCCATCCCAGCGCGCGGTGATTGTGCGTCTGGGACAGACACCCAAAAAGCCAGGTTTTGATGCCAATGCTTTCGGGGC
- a CDS encoding DUF4278 domain-containing protein, giving the protein MNTLQLIKARTVRNQAIETARTQMARAYRHQDHTDRVHTPVGTKTKVLRYRGVAYEAIDPQQHPSGGRELRYRGVSYDVY; this is encoded by the coding sequence ATGAACACCCTTCAACTGATCAAGGCACGGACTGTGCGCAATCAGGCCATCGAAACGGCCAGAACACAGATGGCACGGGCCTACCGCCACCAAGACCACACCGACCGGGTGCACACCCCGGTGGGAACCAAGACCAAAGTGCTGCGCTATCGCGGCGTTGCCTACGAAGCGATCGACCCACAACAGCACCCAAGCGGTGGGCGGGAACTGCGTTACCGCGGCGTCAGCTACGACGTGTACTGA
- a CDS encoding nucleoside kinase, with translation MSGAVPLVCICGPSAAGKTTFAAHLAEQLRARGRHPLLIACDDYYRSGWLPSSRYGFDTVDAIDADQLRLQLNAVRYRQLGSLRSYDMRSRKVGSRSLNQPYDLVLVEGSYGPQHLLEAVPISLVVYIETPLLQRLVRRLWRDVRERQRSALYVIRQMLGEMLPGERRFIHPLKQRADVIVQGYDYDLEPVLSRIE, from the coding sequence TTGTCTGGGGCAGTCCCTCTGGTGTGCATCTGCGGGCCGTCTGCAGCTGGCAAGACAACCTTTGCGGCACATCTCGCCGAGCAACTGCGTGCCAGGGGACGACATCCACTGCTGATCGCCTGTGATGACTACTACCGCAGTGGTTGGCTCCCGAGCTCTCGCTATGGCTTCGACACGGTGGATGCCATTGACGCGGATCAGCTGCGGCTGCAGCTCAACGCTGTTCGCTACCGGCAGCTGGGCTCCCTGCGCAGCTACGACATGCGCAGCCGCAAGGTTGGCTCCAGGTCATTGAATCAGCCATACGACCTGGTTCTGGTGGAAGGATCCTATGGGCCGCAACATTTGCTGGAGGCTGTGCCGATCTCGCTAGTCGTGTACATCGAAACCCCTCTTCTGCAGAGGCTTGTCAGGCGTCTCTGGCGTGATGTACGCGAAAGGCAGCGGTCAGCTCTGTATGTGATTCGCCAGATGCTGGGTGAAATGCTGCCCGGTGAGCGACGCTTCATTCACCCTTTGAAGCAACGCGCAGACGTCATTGTTCAAGGCTATGACTACGATCTGGAGCCTGTTCTCAGCAGAATCGAATGA
- a CDS encoding DUF1651 domain-containing protein has translation MGEGWLIDSDGRWIWRFHRDQKGWINEPKVFIDRGRRLPDGPPLLKERRHLRKAEAEQLWASLQTQGWKRLASPAWGDAVEL, from the coding sequence ATGGGAGAGGGCTGGCTGATTGACAGTGACGGCCGCTGGATCTGGCGATTCCATCGCGATCAGAAGGGATGGATCAACGAGCCAAAGGTTTTCATCGACAGAGGCCGTCGCCTGCCTGATGGCCCTCCTCTTCTGAAGGAACGGCGACACTTGAGAAAGGCCGAAGCAGAACAACTCTGGGCGTCATTACAGACCCAAGGATGGAAGCGCCTTGCGTCCCCGGCCTGGGGCGACGCGGTTGAACTGTGA
- a CDS encoding 2Fe-2S iron-sulfur cluster-binding protein, which produces MASFNINIEGGASFSCPDDVYILDAAEEAGVDLPYSCRAGACSTCAGRLVSGSVDQTDQSFLDDDQMGQGFALLCVSYPTSDCVIKANAEEHLS; this is translated from the coding sequence ATGGCCTCTTTCAACATCAACATCGAGGGTGGTGCCAGCTTTTCGTGCCCTGATGACGTCTATATCCTCGATGCAGCAGAGGAAGCCGGTGTCGATCTTCCTTATTCCTGCCGAGCCGGAGCCTGTTCCACCTGCGCCGGCCGCCTGGTGAGTGGCTCGGTGGATCAGACCGATCAGAGTTTTCTCGATGATGACCAGATGGGGCAGGGGTTTGCCCTCCTTTGTGTGAGCTATCCAACCTCTGATTGTGTGATCAAGGCCAACGCTGAAGAGCACTTGTCTTAA